From Xenopus laevis strain J_2021 chromosome 7L, Xenopus_laevis_v10.1, whole genome shotgun sequence, one genomic window encodes:
- the htr3b.L gene encoding 5-hydroxytryptamine receptor 3B, translating to MRASAMAHLYLLVTVLSVVIPVSSASHMKNSSVHDLTNYLLTDYSKGVRPVKNWTQATTIYIDLFIHAVLDVDGQNQKLTSSIWYRQMWRDEFLTWNSSQFDGIGEISLPLSVIWVPDIVINEFVEDGKYPDLPYVYVSSSGTIRNYKPMQVVSACNLETYAFPFDIQNCSLTFSSCLHTVNDLNLSIWRSSKEISEDKSIFLNDGEWELVSVPSSYEILHTQGRNFAQVQFNLVIRRRPMLYVVNILLPSILLMTVDLMSFYLPPNSKTRIMFKTSILVGYTVFRVNMVDELPATTLMVPLVGVFFIVCMALMVLSLGKSIFVIKFLHMDKEDTRGALVSQCLSLTKSKHKDDSEQKSLSSTTETEENLDCEGEADRADLFSSTSDDLKMGEILAEVALIRSNMLKMESEETWHNHWLALCYKLDSLLFKAYLLVFTAYAATLGLLWWAWSSYKVY from the exons ttgTCATTCCTGTATCTTCTGCTTCCCATATGAAGAATTCAAGTGTGCATGATTTGACTAATTACCTTTTGACTGACTACAGCAAAGGAGTACGACCAGTGAAAAATTGGACCCAAGCCACCACAATTTACATTGATCTCTTTATCCATGCTGTGCTAGATGTT GATGGACAGAATCAGAAGCTGACCAGCAGTATCTGGTACAGACAG ATGTGGCGTGATGAATTTTTAACATGGAATTCCAGCCAATTTGATGGAATTGGAGAAATTTCTCTTCCTCTAAGCGTTATATGGGTCCCAGATATTGTCATCAATGAATT TGTGGAAGATGGGAAATACCCCGATCTGCCATATGTCTATGTGAGTTCCTCAGGAACCATAAGGAACTATAAGCCCATGCAAGTGGTATCAGCATGCAACCTGGAAACATACGCATTCCCATTTGATATACAGAACTGCAGCCTAACCTTCAGCAGCTGCTTGCATACAG tgAATGACTTGAACCTCTCAATTTGGAGAAGTTCTAAAGAAATCAGTGAGGATAAAAGCATATTTCTGAATGATGGTGAATGGGAGCTTGTCTCTGTTCCTTCCAGCTATGAAATCCTGCACACTCAGGGTCGAAACTTTGCCCAAGTCCAATTCAAT cTTGTTATACGCCGACGTCCTATGCTCTATGTTGTTAACATTCTTCTCCCCAGCATTTTGCTCATGACTGTTGATCTTATGAGCTTCTACCTACCTCCTAATAGCAAGACACGTATAATGTTCAAGACCAGCATCCTTGTTGGCTACACAGTGTTTCGAGTCAACATGGTAGATGAACTGCCAGCTACTACCCTGATGGTGCCATTAGTTG GTGTGTTCTTTATAGTTTGCATGGCTCTCATGGTTTTGAGTCTTGGAAAATCAATATTTGTGATAAAGTTCCTTCACATGGACAAAGAAGATACAAGGGGAGCCCTTGTCTCTCAGTGCCTGTCGCTAACTAAAAGTAAACATAAGGACGACTCAGAACAGAAGTCACTAAGCTCTACCACTGAAACAGAAG AGAATCTGGATTGTGAAGGAGAAGCAGACAGGGCAGACTTGTTCAGTTCCACATCTGATGACCTGAAGATGGGGGAGATCCTAGCAGAGGTGGCTTTAATCCGTTCCAACATGCTGAAAATGGAGTCAGAAGAAACATGGCACAACCACTGGCTCGCCCTGTGTTACAAACTAgacagtcttttatttaaagctTATCTGCTAGTATTCACAGCCTATGCAGCTACCCTCGGTCTGCTGTGGTGGGCATGGAGCTCTTATAAGGTCTATTAA